CGAAGTATTCGTACCAGAAGTATTAATAGCTGCAAGAGCCATGAATGCTGGTCTTGATGTTATTAAGCCTTTATTGGAAGAACAAGGAGTAGAACCAGTTGGTAAAGTTATTATCGGAACTGTTAAAGGTGACTTACATGATATAGGTAAGAATCTTGTAAGAATGATGATGGTTGGTGCTGGTCTTGAAGTAATTGACCTAGGTGTTGATGTTTCTCCTGAGAAATATATCGCTGCTGTAGAAGAGAATAATCCAGATATAATTGCTATGTCTGCTCTACTTACTACTACAATGCCTAATATGAAAGCAGTTATTGACGCATTAGAAGAAAAAGGATTAAGAGATAAAGTAAAAGTTATGATTGGTGGAGCACCTGTTACTGATAACTTTGCACAAGAGATTGGTGCTGACCGTTATACAGTAGATGCTGCTTCAGCTGCAGAAATTGCTAAAGAACTAGTATTAAACTAAAACTACTAAATTAAAACTTAAGAGAGGTTAGGGTGTTAATATGACAGGAAAAGAGCGTGTACTTAATATATTAGAACATCAATCCACAGATAAAATACCTTGGGTTCCATTTGTTGGCGTTCATGCAGGTTCAATAAAAGGTTATACTGCCGAAGAAGTCTTAAAAGAGGGTAATAAGTTATATGACTCATTAATGGAAGCTCATAAATTATACCAACCAGATGGTATGCCTGTAATTTTTGATCTACAAGTAGAAGCTGAAATACTTGGATGTGAACTTGTATGGTCTGATGATTGTCCACCATCTGTAAAAACACATCCTTGTGAAGAAGAAGCAATAATTCCATGTAAATGTAAACTTCCAACAAAAGAAAGTGGTAGAATTCCTCTTATTCTTGATGTAATGAATAGAATGAAGGAATCAGTTGGTGATACTACTGCATTATATGGGCTGATATGTGGTCCTTTTACACTAGCATCACATTTAAGAGGAAACAATCTCTTTATGGATATGATATTGGATGAGAACTATGTAAAACAATTAATGGAATATTGTACAGAAGTTTCACTAAAAATGATAGATTTCTATACTGA
The window above is part of the Vallitalea guaymasensis genome. Proteins encoded here:
- a CDS encoding corrinoid protein, with translation MNELLQNISEKLQKGKMPEVVALTEQAVSEGLDPSDILNGLLDGMGVIGEKFKKNEVFVPEVLIAARAMNAGLDVIKPLLEEQGVEPVGKVIIGTVKGDLHDIGKNLVRMMMVGAGLEVIDLGVDVSPEKYIAAVEENNPDIIAMSALLTTTMPNMKAVIDALEEKGLRDKVKVMIGGAPVTDNFAQEIGADRYTVDAASAAEIAKELVLN